From Micropterus dolomieu isolate WLL.071019.BEF.003 ecotype Adirondacks linkage group LG21, ASM2129224v1, whole genome shotgun sequence:
GCTGAACAATTAAGATTGGACCCAATTGCAGACAAAAGACAGTCTACTTATAGAAACTGCTATCCCCATCAGCGCTGACATGCCACCCTCGCTCAAACAATTTCAGTTTGAAGTCTCAACTCCGCAGTTTAAGTGTGAGCCAAGGCCTAGAGTGAGACACAAACCAAGCCAATAAACATTGGtagaattacatttactcaaatactgtacttaagtacaattctTAGCAACTtccagtatttccattttattctactttattaatacaaataataaCTATATAACTAAgtaattattatgtattatcATAGACTGAGCTATGCAGcagtacataaagtagttaattGTGGCTCCACCTTTACTAGTTGCAACATTGAAGTAatgaacacattaatgcatcactgattataatccagtaatataatattattctGAAGTGGACCATTCTGCACAATGGGTACTTTTATTAGTGGTACTaagtacagtgaggaaaataagtatttgaacaccctgctattttgcaagttctcccacttagaaatcatggagtggtctgaaattgtcatcgtaggtgcatgtccactgtgagagacataatctaaaaaaaaataatccagaaatcacaatgtatgattttctaactatttatttgtatgatacagctgcaaataagtatttgaacacctgtctatcagctagaattctgactctcaaagacctgttagtctgccttcaaaatgtccacctccactccatttattatcctaaattagatgcacctgtttgaggttgttagctgcataaagacacctgtccaccccatacaatcagtaagaatccaactactaacatggccaagaccaaagagctgtccaaagacactagagacaaaattgtacacctccacaaggctggaaagggctacggggaaattgccaagcagcttggtgaaaaaaggtccactgttggagcaatNNNNNNNNNNNNNNNNNNNNNNNNNNNNNNNNNNNNNNNNNNNNNNNNNNNNNNNNNNNNNNNNNNNNNNNNNNNNNNNNNNNNNNNNNNNNNNNNNNNNggggtggtagcatcatgctttgggggtgtttttctgcacatgggacagggcgactgcactgtattaaggagaggatgaccggggccatgcattgcgagattttggggaacaacctccttccctcagttagagcattgaagatgggtcgaggccgggtcttccaacatgacaatgacccgaagcacacagtcaggataaccaaggagtggctctgtaagaagcatatcaaggttctggcgtggcctagccagtctccagacctaaacccaatagagaatctttggagggagctcaaactccgtgtttctcagcgacagcccagaaacctgactgatctagagaagatctgtgtggaggagtgggccaaaatccctcctgcagtgtgtgcaaacctggtgaaaaactacaggaaacatttgacctctgtaattgtaaacaaaggctactgtaccaaatattaacattgattttatcaggtgttcaaatacttatttgcagctgtatcatacaaataaatagttagaaaatcatacattgtgatttctggatttttgtttttagattatgtctctcacagtggacatgcacctacgatgacaatttcagacccctccatgatttctaagtgggagaacttgcaaaatagcagggtgttcaaatacttattttcctcactgtatattttgatgctagtACTTTCACTAAAGTAACATTTACAATGCCTTTCTTTAACTTGTAACAAAGAATTTTTACACTGTGGCATTGCTACTTTTAGTAAattatctgaatacttctttcaccactgtTAATAAACACTAGAATCAATCTCATAACCCGTATGAGACGGCACCAAACATTTAAAGGGGAAGAAAATCTTGGAGGCCTAGTTCATTTGAATCTGAAaattcaaaatgacaaaaatttgttattttcttcttctcattCTGGTACTTTTAAAGACACTTTCCCTTGTTAGGGAAGTTGCTTTTAACTTCGTCAAACGTCATAACGCTCTAATTTTTGCAAATCCCCCGCCTTTCTGGAAAACAAAACCTACAACAACAGGTTAGGGCCTTCGTGTGTTGGAGAGTGCCCTTTCTCAGCTATGGGATATGACCCCGTAACAGTACAGCAACACGTCATGGTTCCGCAATATAGCAACACGTCATGGTTCTGCAAGCTCTAATGGGCTACAAACTCATTGCCTTCTCCCACATACAAAAGGAGTGAAAAATGAAAGACCAATTGACTCCTATTTGCCTCTTCAGTTACACGTGGGGCTCTGTATTGTGGTGGCCTTATTCTATAGACACTGGCAGGCAGCACCCATTAACAAGCTGCACACAGTCCTTTGAATGCTACTGTGCAACTGTGCCCCATAGTGATGTCACCTATTCCCATTGTACTGTAATTAAGTACAAATTCTAGGTAATTGCACTTTatgtgagtatttccattttatgctactttatacttctactccaaaTACTTTTAGACaaatactttttactccactacatttgtctgacagctttagttactattTTTAGATTATACTTTTCATAACCCTTCTGTCAAGTAAAAACCATGTATCTCATAAGATTATGAATGTGAATTTTTTGGATAAACTTAAGTATTAAATTCCTTTATGGGTTGAGATTATTCTGCTTcttaagctaaataaactatttaaacccTGCTTGGATCAGGTGGAAACTGCattgtcacaaagctgaaaacaggcctgtctgagctcatgaaaagtAGATTTTTTTAGAGATACAGTATGTGGTCCTCACAGGACAATGACGCTAAAAACATATGATGATTGTAgagaatatgatgcattgttgtagattaaactacccaacagtatataaagcagttaaaattagcttaaagatctacagcagtaaaatgcaacatacacctAAATGCAGTAGTAATATTCATCCAGAAATATCATATTCAATAGTAAAACAGTGACATGGAGCATTTTACtagtgcttttacttttgatacttaagaaaggtaattacagtaattatactGTCGACACGTGCTTATGGCTGGTTGCCATCATGGGAATGTCGGCACATATGCAGGATTTAAAAACTCTGATATCATGcacatacagagagatttaTCCGGCGGTGAAaggcttaatcagcattttggctaaattaaatatttaaattatttaaaatatatgctAATTCATATGCATGTACAGCTTAAACAATGCACGCAAGATAGGCCACAAGAAATAGTCTAAACAATCCCAGTTCAACACTTTACTCCACCATTGTACACAATTCAATTCAGTCAATACAGTACCATTCAAacatcctcctcttccactgTCTGTCCTGACCTTAGCTTCATGATcacctgaaaaagaaaacaggattAAAGTTAGCGTGTCTGTTTAAACtaattctttttgttttattctacaTATCAATTCACGTTTTGGCAACACTACTAGCCGTAGAAAATTACAGTGACACACACCTCTTTGAGCTGGGCAATCTCTTTGCTGTCCACATTTCTCTGAGCATGGTTGGTTATAGCCTTCACTCTTGTTGCATAACTGGAAGGTTTAGGGagttcaatcaatcaatcagtcaatcagtcaatcagtcaatcagtcATTCAATCATCcaatcaagttttatttaaagtgcaaaatcaccaaaaaAACATGGTCAACTTTACACTTTACAAAATGCAttgaagttaaataaaataagccacaaaatacagaatgcatgtgataaaatcagcaaaataaaataatataaacaatttaataatttaaagtttAGGGAGTTCGGTGTTATTTGGGAGTTTGCTAGCATTCaactaaaaatgaaatgatgaatctctctctttgtttcttaCATGAGAGATGTGAGCGTCTCATCAAGGTTGTATTCGGAAGGAGAGATGTTGACGATCATGAGGGTTTTGGCATTTCCACCCAGGGAGTCTTGCATCACCTGAAATGCACCGGTCACATTTGGCTGACCTACATTGCAGTTCATGACCACACATAAAAAATCACAAGCAGCTTTTTGTttattgctctctctctctctctctctctctctctctctctctctctctctctctctttctctcccaaaATTCAAAGTACAATGCTTTTTATCATCACCTGTGTCAGCTTGCTATTCCTGTATGGTACGTGGGGCAGTTCTGCAGACAGGGCTGAGATCACATCACCCAGGGCACTCAGAGACTTGTTAATGGAGTTAGCCTCCTGCATACGAAAGTGGAGGATGAACGAGGGGGCTTTAAAGAGAGCATGAGAAATATCTAATTCTTTCAATCATCCTTACAATCACTTGATGGACCAATGACAATATAACATTTGAGCAAACCTTTAGCTGGTCGTCCTTGGCACCAGCCTTGGCTGCTCTCTCACTGCCTGCCAGGTCCACAAGGCTCAGCTTCCCGGTGCTCACACTTCCGTTGGTCAGATTCCTGCTTTCCACCATGATGCCAACGATGAGATGTGAGCGGGAACTCTCCACATTCATCTCTGGGGACACATGATCCACAAAAAAGGCCTGGAACGGATTGTCATACGCCGTGGCTTCTTGATGTTCAGCTAGTCACTTGTAGTCAAGATTAGGGCTGAAACTAATACATATTTTCATTACTAATTAATCTTCAGATGATCATTTAGAGTAATTGATCAGTTGTTTGGTGTAAAATGCGGATCACAATTTCCCTGAGTGCAAGATGTGATTTTCAAATATTTGGCATATATTTCTTGATAAATGACATAAATGATtgtcaaaactgttttttgaatgtttgtgattaaggtgggaaaaaaaaacacaataaaaacataaatataaaatgtgatgcCACTACTgttctttattattttgtgcCATCCTTTGTTCCATAGTCCTTGAAATAATCTAAGTGTGTctgctttttatatatttgtcaGTATCTACAGTCCACAGGCTGTATTTGTAGttgattaaaattattttgtagtTCCAGCTAGTAGATCTAGCTCCATactactaaaataataataataatctttatttatagagcacttttaaaACAAACCTTACAAAGTGCTTAACATGAAGCAGTTAAAACATAACAACAATAAGAAACCCCCAATAAAAATCATTTCAAaattatacttaaaataaaatcatgtaaAATCAGGGAATGCTCTTcgataaaagtatgttttaacaaGGGATTTAAAAGAATTTCCTCGTAGATTGCTCCAGAGCCACAGATCCCTAATTGCAAAGGCTCTGTCTCCTCTCAATTTCAGCCGGGTCTCtggaacaaataaaatcagGAGTGATATGATCACGTTTCTTGGTTCtagttaaaagcctggcagctgagatCTGAACAGACAAAAGATTTTTGATTCAGGCAGGTAAAGAGACTGTTTCAATAGTCCAAACGTAAAGAAATaaaggcatgtaaaatggtctcagtttctttaaaatatttgggAAATTCTGTAAGGACTCTGATGACCTGTGTGCGTCTATAAAACAATGTTGCTCCTCTTCTTACAGATTGGCTGTAGTGCCACGCACCGCCCAGTCCAATAATGATGTACTGAGCTGCCACCCCCTCACACTGACTGTAACTAACATGATTAATCCAAACCATTTAGCAGGGCCCTGTTTGAACTGGGCGGCATGGCACGGTATAGAGAACTCACTGGTGGCAGAGATGTGTCGGTTGGTGCAGGCCTGCTGGAACAGAGCGTAAAGCTCCTGGGCACTGGAAGCCTCCTTTGTCTCTGCTCCTTGGGCGAACACAACCCCCTTTCTGTTCCTCTTGATCTCCACCCGCCTGGCCTGGCCATGGGACTGGGGCTGTCCATGGGCCTCACCAGCCAGGCTCACAAAGAGGTCCTGCAGCTTGTCGTTGTACAGCTCCAGCATATAGGCTGAAACCTGAGGCAAAAGGATGAAAAAGCtcaggaaggaggaggaggacagggacagaGATGGAGGAAGTTGAGGGAGACAAGAAAGTTAAATCTAAGATCTTTGCCATCTcccaaataatttaaaaataataattgcatTAGTAATATAGTGTATGTTACCTTGAAGTCAAATTTATTGCTGTTCTCCTGAATCATATCAAATATGGCATTAAAAGATCTCGGCATGATCCCAGGGTTCTTCTGTTCCTTGTCCCCCACCATGGTGAAGGTCTTCCCTGAGCCCGTCTGGCCATATGCAAAGATGCAGACGTTGTATCCATCAATAGCCGACTGAATCAGCCTGTGGGGGATATATATCCAGCTGGACTGTACTTATTATAGAACTATGTGCTTCTACTTCTGAATTGGCACAAATTTGTACTATCAACTACTAAAATCAGAAACTACTTTGTAAATGGATTAAACACATTACATGTGTCTTATGGTACATTtgtgaatatactgtatttgtatattGATTAAGAAGCATAATCCAACCTGTTGGTGTCATGAAACAGGTCTTCCTGAGAGGCTTCAGCGTTGAACACCTTGTCGAACTGAAACTCCCTCTGCCCACGAGGGGTTTCCACAGTGACAGAGAAATCATCTATTTTCTCCACAACGATGGCTCCACCCTGCATAACCTCGGTTCGGCTCACTGGTCGAATCCGACAAAACACTCTGATTTTACCTGTGAAAATTTCAAGGTGTGAAACCTTAGTAacctcaaaaaaaaaagtgttaaactGAGAAGGCCTCAATTTGTGGTGTTTCAtttcatacaaaaacatttaatgctggCTAATGTTTACCTTTCATGTCTTCCACCATATTGTAGTACTTCTTCCTCATTGTCCGTTCTAAAGTGTAGTTctcaattgttttctttttctcttctttaacCTGCTTTAACTTGAGAAAAGAGCATGATAACACAAATATGACACTGAATaacagaagtttttttttagctaCTTGAACTAGATAGCTTACTACAATCCCTTAATAATCTAAAACATTTTACTCTATGTATCAGGAAACTTAAAAACCTACAAATTATACCAGGTGtcgattcacacacacactaataaatATGACAACTGAACGCACCCAAACCATTATATAACAGTTACAGAAATAATATGTGTGATGCTTCATCAGCCCATGTAATTTAAGTCACACCCTCAGTCTACCATTGTAACGATACCGTTTTACCTGAGATTCATCAAAttcaatatataatatagagGGGCAGCTGGGAGGTTACCATCTCTATTTTACCCCCGAGGCCTGACCTGACCTGAGATTTTGACCAACCTGATCCTGCAGCAAGAGAAGTTGCTGACCAACACTCTTCACTCCCTCTGTGGTTTGGATTGTCCCTCGTCCCAAGATGTCTTCCAGTTCTGAGACTGCATCGCAGTCTGAGCAAAACAGGAATTAAAACCACTTATATAAGTGATGCACCACCGTACACTAAACatagcacagacacacagttgTTGCCAGACTGATGTAAATGAAAGTTTTTAAGATGCAAGTATTATAGTAGCTGTATGAATGCAGGTGATGTGAATATAGGAGATTTAAGAAATTTATTTACCATTTATGACAGGGCTTTCTCCAGTTTTGATGCAGTCCAAAGCCAGTTGCGATACCTCATACCTCCTCACTGTTCCTTGTAGTACAGACAAACGTGACTCATATTCATCTAACCTGAAAAGTAGAATAGCAGTTGAATAAAAGTCTTGAATAAAGGCATTGAGACTGGCTTTGGCTATTCCATTGTTTATATGTCCAGGCTGTTTCCATGATCTCTAACCCCTCTTGGTCAGTGGTCTTGTCCTCTTTGTCATTACTGTCTATGGCCCTCTGTAGGCGGTGCAGTTTGTCTCTGGCTTCGACCAGAGCGACCCGGTTCTCCTCAATCATCTGGTCCAAAGGAGCTCTGGTCTCAGCCACTGCAATGCAAATAGCATGAGcctagaaaacaaaacaaagcagtcaTGTGCTATCTATAGAACAAAGTCATAAAAGCAGGGTGATGTCTAAGAAAACAGAGTGAAGTATCTCCTGCCACCAGCAAAGCAGAGAATGCCATATTTAAAATAAGTAGATACATAGTTTAATAGTTGAACAGCACCTTGTGTATGACAGTGGAAAGCAGAACGCTGCAGGGAGGCAGAGGGACAGGGGGGACAGGGCTCCTCTCTGCCTCCAGCAGCTCagtaatctctctctccctctggtACAGGCTCTCTTTCAGCTCCTCCAGGCAGGCCTTAGCCCCCTCCAGTGGCTGATCTGACTCATTGCAGCCCTGCGCATGAAACCACCTTAAAGGTCAGTACACCCAAATCAATTTTGTCATGTACCCATGAAGCATGACGATAACTTTATCTGCTGATGTTGCTGACCTCTGAAATTTCTGATACTGCCCAAATATATAATTCAAACATGTTTAATAGTATGTTTAATATCAGATTgctgtctgtccctgtcttgGTAATAGGCAATATGTTGTCCCTCAGAAGGTGATGATTGCTTTGTTGATGTGTTTATAATCTTAGATCATGTACTTAAATGAGCAGCAGGCTGCCGTAGAAACTAATTTCAACCCACCACAGTCTGTTGTTGTGCTGAAAGCCCTTTGTTCTCTGGACTTTCACTTTCCTCAGTGGCATCCTGATGCTCCCGGGATGATACCATTAACATTTCTTGGACTTTCCCTACTTCCTGTCTGGCCATTTGCAGCTCCTGTATTGCTGTTCAGTGTCACAGGGCATTAACAAAGGTGTGACATGCAAGGGTCAGTAATTTTGCAGGCAGACATCAATGAATGAATGCACACTCACTGGAGGCCTGGTGGCTGTGCAGGACATCCAACCTGTTGGAGAACAGTTCCAACATTTTGctctaaaagaaacaaaagctgAACCAATCATTATGTAATGACGTAAAAAACGTTCCTGTTATGCTCAAATGTGGCCACAAGGGGGTGTTCCAGTTCAGAGGACAGTGTAAGTGTTTGTGGCGCCTGCCAGATTCCTATCCAACCTTTTCTCTTTGCCACTGCAGGGCCTCCTCTTTACTCCTCCTC
This genomic window contains:
- the si:dkey-96l17.6 gene encoding kinesin-like protein KIN-14E, yielding MVSSREHQDATEESESPENKGLSAQQQTVGCNESDQPLEGAKACLEELKESLYQREREITELLEAERSPVPPVPLPPCSVLLSTVIHKAHAICIAVAETRAPLDQMIEENRVALVEARDKLHRLQRAIDSNDKEDKTTDQEGLDEYESRLSVLQGTVRRYEVSQLALDCIKTGESPVINDCDAVSELEDILGRGTIQTTEGVKSVGQQLLLLQDQLKQVKEEKKKTIENYTLERTMRKKYYNMVEDMKGKIRVFCRIRPVSRTEVMQGGAIVVEKIDDFSVTVETPRGQREFQFDKVFNAEASQEDLFHDTNRLIQSAIDGYNVCIFAYGQTGSGKTFTMVGDKEQKNPGIMPRSFNAIFDMIQENSNKFDFKVSAYMLELYNDKLQDLFVSLAGEAHGQPQSHGQARRVEIKRNRKGVVFAQGAETKEASSAQELYALFQQACTNRHISATKMNVESSRSHLIVGIMVESRNLTNGSVSTGKLSLVDLAGSERAAKAGAKDDQLKEANSINKSLSALGDVISALSAELPHVPYRNSKLTQVMQDSLGGNAKTLMIVNISPSEYNLDETLTSLIYATRVKAITNHAQRNVDSKEIAQLKEVIMKLRSGQTVEEEDV